One region of Pleuronectes platessa chromosome 18, fPlePla1.1, whole genome shotgun sequence genomic DNA includes:
- the hycc1 gene encoding hyccin isoform X2, producing the protein MLAMDQGVVEDWLSEFKTLPDSAVSTYAASLREKGSLVPALYKVIRENYSDLLEPVCHQLFEFYRSGEPQLQRFTLQFLPELLWSLLSVSAARDPHTSGCIEALLLGIYNLEIVDKDGQSKVLSFTVPSLSKPSVYHEPSAIGSIALTEGALANHGLSRVVYSGPHLQREIFTAQNRFDVLTFLLLCYNASLSYMTPISLQSLCQLSSRVSICGYPRQQMRRYKGISTRLTVTSEFLVQLITGIHYAFCNGEVELGSKSLDDVLYRAQLELFPEALLVGNAIKSSMHGAALKSNNKEGARSIQVEITPTSSRISRNAVTSLSIRGHRWKRHDAVDLGSPDELMDISEMDEGVWPGGVGPDMTPPTITISNSITTLNLGAKAMKKCRLGGRNSKDKEAGPLTTGRAASENAELSFKRLTLTSSQSVPKAGALTSLTRTASAVFSRSFEQVASGIAPPSSNHNTSDAGRYSCILQEEGLGYLSPMPNHTQRSPSISVHLGTDL; encoded by the exons ATGTTGGCTATGGACCAAGGAGTAGTGGAGGACTGGCTGTCAGAATTTAAG acccTCCCTGACAGTGCCGTGTCCACCTACGCTGCCTCTCTGAGAGAGAAAGGTTCCCTGGTTCCTGCACTCTACAAGGTCATCAGAGAGAACTACAGCGAT TTGCTGGAGCCAGTCTGTCACCAGTTGTTTGAGTTTTATCGGAGTGGTGAACCGCAGCTGCAGCGTTTCACGCTACAGTTCCTGCCAGAGCTCCTGTGGAGCCTCCTGTCCGTCAGCGCAGCCAGAGACCCCCACACCTCCGGCTGCATCGAGGCCCTGCTGCTGGGCATTTATAACCTG GAAATAGTTGATAAAGATGGACAGAGTAAAGTGTTGTCTTTCACGGTCCCTTCCCTCTCCAAGCCCTCAGTGTACCATGag CCTTCAGCCATTGGCTCCATCGCTCTTACAGAAGGGGCTCTTGCCAATCACGGGCTGAGCAGGGTGGTGTACAGTGGGCCACACCTGCAGAGGGAGATCTTCACAGCACAGAACAG GTTTGATGTGCTgaccttcctgctgctgtgctaCAACGCTTCTCTCAGCTACATGACCCCGATCTCCCTGCAGTCCCTCTGCCAGCTCAGCTCCAG GGTGTCTATATGTGGTTATCCACGGCAACAGATGCGGCGCTACAAAGGTATTAGCACGCGGCTGACAGTCACGTCGGAGTTCCTGGTTCAGCTCATCACAGGCATACACTACGCTTT CTGTAATGGGGAAGTTGAACTGGGATCCAAATCACTGGATGACGTTCTGTATCGAGCCCAGCTAGAGTTGTTCCCTGAGGCTCTACTG GTGGGCAACGCCATCAAGTCGTCGATGCACGGTGCTGCACTGAAGAGCAACAACAAGGAGGGTGCACGAAGTATCCAGGTGGAGATCACGCCAACCTCCTCCAGGATCTCCAGAAATGCTGTCACCTCCCTCTCTATCAGGGGACACCGGTGGAAGAGACACG ACGCAGTGGATCTGGGTTCCCCGGATGAGCTGATGGACATTTCAGAGATGGATGAAGGGGTGTGGCCAGGTGGGGTCGGGCCTGACATGACCCCACCCACCATCACTATCAGCAACAGCATCACCACGTTGAACCTGGGCGCCAAGGCCATGAAGAAGTGTCGTCTCGGTGGGCGCAACAGCAAGGACAAGGAGGCGGGGCCTCTAACAACAGGCCGGGCTGCCAGTGAGAACGCAGAGCTGTCTTTCAAGCGACTGACGCTCACATCCAGTCAATCAGTGCCCAAAGCGGGAGCTCTCACCAGCCTGACGCGCACCGCCAGCGCCGTATTCTCCCGCTCCTTCGAGCAGGTGGCCAGTGGCATTGCCCCTCCCTCCAGCAACCACAACACCTCTGACGCTGGTCGCTACTCCTGCATCCTGCAGGAGGAAGGGCTAGGGTACTTGAGTCCAATGCCAAACCACACGCAGCGCTCTCCCAGCATCAGCGTGCACCTTGGCACTGACCTCTGA
- the hycc1 gene encoding hyccin isoform X1 has product MLAMDQGVVEDWLSEFKTLPDSAVSTYAASLREKGSLVPALYKVIRENYSDLLEPVCHQLFEFYRSGEPQLQRFTLQFLPELLWSLLSVSAARDPHTSGCIEALLLGIYNLEIVDKDGQSKVLSFTVPSLSKPSVYHEPSAIGSIALTEGALANHGLSRVVYSGPHLQREIFTAQNRFDVLTFLLLCYNASLSYMTPISLQSLCQLSSRVSICGYPRQQMRRYKGISTRLTVTSEFLVQLITGIHYAFCNGEVELGSKSLDDVLYRAQLELFPEALLVGNAIKSSMHGAALKSNNKEGARSIQVEITPTSSRISRNAVTSLSIRGHRWKRHESQEVSVDSEAALGGVAIPEISVTGVSGERMANGDSLRQRPDGRTGPDGDIMGTTSEVSVDPRGHDSGTRGQEVRRQKSVRRLVENEGSGTASTGRSQY; this is encoded by the exons ATGTTGGCTATGGACCAAGGAGTAGTGGAGGACTGGCTGTCAGAATTTAAG acccTCCCTGACAGTGCCGTGTCCACCTACGCTGCCTCTCTGAGAGAGAAAGGTTCCCTGGTTCCTGCACTCTACAAGGTCATCAGAGAGAACTACAGCGAT TTGCTGGAGCCAGTCTGTCACCAGTTGTTTGAGTTTTATCGGAGTGGTGAACCGCAGCTGCAGCGTTTCACGCTACAGTTCCTGCCAGAGCTCCTGTGGAGCCTCCTGTCCGTCAGCGCAGCCAGAGACCCCCACACCTCCGGCTGCATCGAGGCCCTGCTGCTGGGCATTTATAACCTG GAAATAGTTGATAAAGATGGACAGAGTAAAGTGTTGTCTTTCACGGTCCCTTCCCTCTCCAAGCCCTCAGTGTACCATGag CCTTCAGCCATTGGCTCCATCGCTCTTACAGAAGGGGCTCTTGCCAATCACGGGCTGAGCAGGGTGGTGTACAGTGGGCCACACCTGCAGAGGGAGATCTTCACAGCACAGAACAG GTTTGATGTGCTgaccttcctgctgctgtgctaCAACGCTTCTCTCAGCTACATGACCCCGATCTCCCTGCAGTCCCTCTGCCAGCTCAGCTCCAG GGTGTCTATATGTGGTTATCCACGGCAACAGATGCGGCGCTACAAAGGTATTAGCACGCGGCTGACAGTCACGTCGGAGTTCCTGGTTCAGCTCATCACAGGCATACACTACGCTTT CTGTAATGGGGAAGTTGAACTGGGATCCAAATCACTGGATGACGTTCTGTATCGAGCCCAGCTAGAGTTGTTCCCTGAGGCTCTACTG GTGGGCAACGCCATCAAGTCGTCGATGCACGGTGCTGCACTGAAGAGCAACAACAAGGAGGGTGCACGAAGTATCCAGGTGGAGATCACGCCAACCTCCTCCAGGATCTCCAGAAATGCTGTCACCTCCCTCTCTATCAGGGGACACCGGTGGAAGAGACACG AGTCCCAGGAGGTGAGTGTAGACAGTGAGGCTGCGCTTGGGGGTGTTGCCATCCCCGAGATCAGTGTGACAGGCGTGAGCGGCGAGAGAATGGCCAACGGAGACTCCCTAAGGCAGCGCCCTGACGGTCGCACTGGGCCCGACGGCGACATTATGGGCACCACCTCCGAGGTCAGCGTGGACCCCCGAGGTCACGACTCCGGCACACGGGGTCAGGAGGTCAGGAGGCAGAAGTCTGTGAGGCGATTGGTGGAGAATGAGGGTTCTGGGACGGCCTCCACAGGGAGGAGTCAGTACTAA